The window TAGCTATTCAATAAAACTTCAACCATATTCTGCATTAACTGGAAGCATAAAGCAGCAAGCGTTTCTAGTGGGAAAtacctttcttgttttggtaTCAACATTGGAGGAAAGGCGGAGCCAAGTAGAAAATAGGAGCTACATCAATGTAGAATAGCTATTCAATAAAACTTCAACCATATTCTGCATTAACTGGAAGCATAAAGCAGCAAGCGTTTCTAGTGGGAAAtacctttcttgttttggtaTCAACATTGGAGGAAAGGCGGAGCCAAGTAGAAAATAGGAGCTACATCAATGTAGAATAGCTATTCAATAAAACTTCAACCATATTCTGCATTAACTGGAAGCATAAAGCAGCAAGCGTTTCTAGTGGGAAAtacctttcttgttttggtaTCAACATTGGAGGAAAGGCGGAGCCAAGTAGAAAATAGGAGCTACATCAATGTAGAATAGCTATTCAATAAAACTTCAACCATATTCTGCATTAACTGGAAGCATAAAGCAGCAAGCGTTTCTAGTGGGAAAtacctttcttgttttggtaTCAACATTGGAGGAAAGGCGGAGCCAAGTAGAAAATAGGAGCTACATCAATGTAGAATAGCTATTCAATAAAACTTCAACCATATTCTGCATTAACTGGAAGCATAAAGCAGCAAGCGTTTCTAGTGGGAAAtacctttcttgttttggtaTCAACATTGGAGGAAAGGCGGAGCCAAGTAGAAAATAGGAGCTACATCAATGTAGAATAGCTATTCAATAAAACTTCAACCATATTCTGCATTAACTGGAAGCATAAAGCAGCAAGCGTTTCTAGTGGGAAAtacctttcttgttttggtaTCAACATTGGAGGAAAGGCGGAGCCAAGTAGAAAATAGGAGCTACATCAATGTAGAATAGCTATTCAATAAAACTTCAACCATATTCTGCATTAACTGGAAGCATAAAGCAGCAAGCGTTTCTAGTGGGAAAtacctttcttgttttggtaTCAACATTGGAGGAAAGGCGGAGCCAAGTAGAAAATAGGAGCTACATCAATGTAGAATAGCTATTCAATAAAACTTCAACCATATTCTGCATTAACTGGAAGCATAAAGCAGCAAGCGTTTCTAGTGGGAAAtacctttcttgttttggtaTCAACATTGGAGGAAAGGCGGAGCCAAGTAGAAAATAGGAGCTACATCAATGTAGAATAGCTATTCAATAAAACTTCAACCATATTCTGCATTAACTGGAAGCATAAAGCAGCAAGCGTTTCTAGTGGGAAAtacctttcttgttttggtaTCAACATTGGAGGAAAGGCGGAGCCAAGTAGAAAATAGGAGCTACATCAATGTAGAATAGCTATTCAATAAAACTTCAACCATATTCTGCATTAACTGGAAGCATAAAGCAGCAAGCGTTTCTAGTGGGAAAtacctttcttgttttggtaTCAACATTGGAGGAAAGGCGGAGCCAAGTAGAAAATAGGAGCTACATCAATGTAGAATAGCTATTCAATAAAACTTCAACCATATTCTGCATTAACTGGAAGCATAAAGCAGCAAGCGTTTCTAGTGGGAAAtacctttcttgttttggtaTCAACATTGGAGGAAAGGCGGAGCCAAGTAGAAAATAGGAGCTACATCAATGTAGAATAGCTATTCAATAAAACTTCAACCATATTCTGCATTAACTGGAAGCATAAAGCAGCAAGCGTTTCTAGTGGGAAAtacctttcttgttttggtaTCAACATTGGAGGAAAGGCGGAGCCAAGTAGAAAATAGGAGCTACATCAATGTAGAATAGCTATTCAATAAAACTTCAACCATATTCTGCATTAACTGGAAGCATAAAGCAGCAAGCGTTTCTAGTGGGAAAtacctttcttgttttggtaTCAACATTGGAGGAAAGGCGGAGCCAAGTAGAAAATAGGAGCTACATCAATGTAGAATAGCTATTCAATAAAACTTCAACCATATTCTGCATTAACTGGAAGCATAAAGCAGCAAGCGTTTCTAGTGGGAAAtacctttcttgttttggtaTCAACGTTGGAGGAAAGGCGGAGCCAAGTAGAAAATAGGAGCTACATCAATGTAGAATAGCTATTCAATAAAACTTCAACCATATTCTGCATTAACTGGAAGCATAAAGCAGCAAGCGTTTCTAGTGGGAAAtacctttcttgttttggtaTCAACATTGGAGGAAAGGCGGAGCCAAGTAGAAAATAGGAGCTACATCAATGTAGAATAGCTATTCAATAAAACTTCAACCATATTCTGCATTAACTGGAAGCATAAAGCAGCAAGCGTTTCTAGTGGGAAAtacctttcttgttttggtaTCAACATTGGAGGAAAGGCGGAGCCAAGTAGAAAATAGGAGCTACATCAATGTAGAATAGCTATTCAATAAAACTTCAACCATATTCTGCATTAACTGGAAGCATAAAGCAGCAAGCGTTTCTAGTGGGAAAtacctttcttgttttggtaTCAACATTGGAGGAAAGGCGGAGCCAAGTAGAAAATAGGAGCTACATCAATGTAGAATAGCTATTCAATAAAACTTCAACCATATTCTGCATTAACTGGAAGCATAAAGCAGCAAGCGTTTCTAGTGGGAAAtacctttcttgttttggtaTCAACATTGGAGGAAAGGCGGAGCCAAGTAGAAAATAGGAGCTACATCAATGTAGAATAGCTATTCAATAAAACTTCAACCATATTCTGCATTAACTGGAAGCATAAAGCAGCAAGCGTTTCTAGTGGGAAAtacctttcttgttttggtaTCAACATTGGAGGAAAGGCGGAGCCAAGTAGAAAATAGGAGCTACATCAATGTAGAATAGCTATTCAATAAAACTTCAACCATATTCTGCATTAACTGGAAGCATAAAGCAGCAAGCGTTTCTAGTGGGAAAtacctttcttgttttggtaTCAACATTGGAGGAAAGGCGGAGCCAAGTAGAAAATAGGAGCTACATCAATGTAGAATAGCTATTCAATAAAACTTCAACCATATTCTGCATTAACTGGAAGCATAAAGCAGCAAGCGTTTCTAGTGGGAAAtacctttcttgttttggtaTCAACATTGGAGGAAAGGCGGAGCCAAGTAGAAAATAGGAGCTACATCAACATTACAGGATCACTGACCGAGAGGTCCAGCATAAATCATTTGCCCACCACGTTGCAGCAGCAGTAACTACATTaagcataataaaaaaacaaattaagcaatggaagaaaacaaaaattgaggAATCTAAACACGACAATGTAAAGATTGAATTCATACCTCATCAAAAGCTTCAAAGATGTCTATACTTGGCTGATGAATTGTGCATACAACAGTTCTTCCTGTATCGACTGTGTTTCTCACAGTACGCATAACAATAGCAGCAGATCTAGCATCCAAACCCGAAGTTGGTTCGTCCATGAAGATGATGGAAGGATTAGCAACTAACTCCACGGCTATTGCCAACCTCTTCCTTTGTTCGATTGAAAGACCATCTACTCCCGGAAGCCCTACTATGGCATTTCTTATTGTAGAAAGTTCTA of the Cucumis sativus cultivar 9930 chromosome 3, Cucumber_9930_V3, whole genome shotgun sequence genome contains:
- the LOC116402574 gene encoding uncharacterized protein LOC116402574 isoform X2, with the protein product MLIPKQESSYFLLGSAFPPMLIPKQESSYFLLGSAFPPMLIPKQESSYFLLGSAFPPMLIPKQESSYFLLGSAFPPMLIPKQESSYFLLGSAFPPMLIPKQESSYFLLGSAFPPMLIPKQESSYFLLGSAFPPTLIPKQESSYFLLGSAFPPMLIPKQESSYFLLGSAFPPMLIPKQESSYFLLGSAFPPMLIPKQESSYFLLGSAFPPMLIPKQESSYFLLGSAFPPMLIPKQESSYFLLGSAFPPMLIPKQESSYFLLGSAFPPMLIPKQESSYFLLGSAFPPMLIPKQESSYFLLGSAFPPMLIPKQESSYFLLGSAFPPMLIPKQESSYFLLGSAFPPMLIPKQESSYFLLGSAFPPMLIPKQESSYFLLGSAFPPMLIPKQESSYFLLGSAFPPMLIPKQESSYFLLGSAFPPMLIPKQESYSTLM
- the LOC116402574 gene encoding uncharacterized protein LOC116402574 isoform X1; protein product: MLIPKQESSYFLLGSAFPPMLIPKQESSYFLLGSAFPPMLIPKQESSYFLLGSAFPPMLIPKQESSYFLLGSAFPPMLIPKQESSYFLLGSAFPPMLIPKQESSYFLLGSAFPPMLIPKQESSYFLLGSAFPPTLIPKQESSYFLLGSAFPPMLIPKQESSYFLLGSAFPPMLIPKQESSYFLLGSAFPPMLIPKQESSYFLLGSAFPPMLIPKQESSYFLLGSAFPPMLIPKQESSYFLLGSAFPPMLIPKQESSYFLLGSAFPPMLIPKQESSYFLLGSAFPPMLIPKQESSYFLLGSAFPPMLIPKQESSYFLLGSAFPPMLIPKQESSYFLLGSAFPPMLIPKQESSYFLLGSAFPPMLIPKQESSYFLLGSAFPPMLIPKQESSYFLLGSAFPPMLIPKQESSYFLLGSAFPPMLIPKQESSYFLLGSAFPPMLIPKQESSYFLLGSAFPPMLIPKQESYSTLM
- the LOC116402574 gene encoding uncharacterized protein LOC116402574 isoform X3; its protein translation is MLIPKQESSYFLLGSAFPPMLIPKQESSYFLLGSAFPPMLIPKQESSYFLLGSAFPPMLIPKQESSYFLLGSAFPPMLIPKQESSYFLLGSAFPPMLIPKQESSYFLLGSAFPPMLIPKQESSYFLLGSAFPPTLIPKQESSYFLLGSAFPPMLIPKQESSYFLLGSAFPPMLIPKQESSYFLLGSAFPPMLIPKQESSYFLLGSAFPPMLIPKQESSYFLLGSAFPPMLIPKQESSYFLLGSAFPPMLIPKQESSYFLLGSAFPPMLIPKQESSYFLLGSAFPPMLIPKQESSYFLLGSAFPPMLIPKQESSYFLLGSAFPPMLIPKQESSYFLLGSAFPPMLIPKQESSYFLLGSAFPPMLIPKQESSYFLLGSAFPPMLIPKQESYSTLM